The Panacibacter microcysteis genome includes a window with the following:
- the ileS gene encoding isoleucine--tRNA ligase, whose translation MSAKYKEFSGLNLPVIEQEILAAWSKHHAFEKSVALREGATPFVFYEGPPSANGMPGIHHVISRTLKDLVCRYKTMRGYQVKRKGGWDTHGLPIELGVEKELGITKEDIGKKISVEEYNKKCREAVLRYKDKWDELTMKMGYWVDLDDPYITFDNKYIESLWWMLAELYKKGLLYESVSIQPYSPAAGTGLSSHELNQPGTYKDVKDTSAVVMFKAVKNEKSEFLFQAANDEEVFFMAWTTTPWTLPSNLGLTVGPNIDYVLVKTFNPYLHNPVNVVLAKALLNKYFKAEGENAGFEEYNEKAKILPWKILAGFKGKDIEGCAYGQLLPYDANKTDNPNAFRVLLADFVTTEDGTGIVHTAPAFGADDFKVGKKYDIGILTMVDRQGKFVDGLGEFSNRYVKNYKDDPAYQDVNVDIAVKLKKENRAFKVEKYEHSYPHCWRTDKPVLYYPLDAWFIKTTALKDRMVELNKTINWKPKSTGEGRFGNWLENMVDWNLSRSRYWGTPLPVWRTEDGDEEICIGSIEELNEGIRKANEVLGGDLNKHYLHEGILDLHKPYVDEIILVSGKGKPMKRVPDLIDVWFDSGAMPYAQWHFPFENIGTFKNSYPADFIAEGVDQTRGWFYTLHALGSLMKESVHEQLARTGMATHELEKRYPGVAYKTVVSNGLVLDKNGNKMSKRLGNVVNPFETIEKYGADATRWYLITNASPWDNLKFDIAGIQEVQRKFFGTLYNTYQFFALYANVDGFAFKEAYIPLTERPEIDRWILSSLNTLIKKVTAAMDDYEPTIAGRAIENFVDEHLSNWYVRLCRRRFWKGEYEHDKICAYQTLYECLETLIRLIAPISPFFSDAVFRNLEAVTGKLNAASVHHADFPVANDAAIDTDLEERMQLAQDASSLVLSLRKKVNIKVRQPLQKVLIPVLDLKMKHQLEKVEDLLKAEVNVKEISYITETEGFINKKIRPNFKSLGSRLGQKMKMVSATLAQFSQHDISQFEKDGTCTLVIEGLPVELALPDVEIAAEDIPGWSVASKGSLTVALDITITQELKQEGEARELVNRIQNIRKDNGFELTDRIFVELVENELLRPSIIKFKNYICAEILADDLAWVPEMQNGTEIEINDILLKVRVNKKG comes from the coding sequence ATGAGCGCAAAATATAAAGAGTTTTCAGGGTTAAACCTTCCCGTTATCGAACAGGAAATACTGGCTGCATGGAGTAAGCATCATGCTTTTGAAAAAAGTGTAGCATTGCGGGAAGGAGCAACACCATTCGTGTTTTACGAAGGGCCGCCTAGTGCCAATGGTATGCCCGGCATTCACCACGTTATTTCACGTACACTCAAAGACCTGGTATGCCGGTACAAAACAATGCGCGGTTACCAGGTAAAACGTAAAGGTGGCTGGGATACACATGGCTTACCGATTGAACTGGGTGTGGAAAAAGAACTGGGTATTACCAAAGAAGATATCGGTAAGAAGATTTCGGTAGAAGAATACAATAAAAAGTGTCGTGAAGCAGTACTGCGTTACAAGGATAAATGGGATGAACTTACCATGAAGATGGGTTATTGGGTAGATCTGGATGATCCTTACATCACATTCGATAACAAATACATCGAATCCCTGTGGTGGATGCTTGCTGAACTTTATAAGAAGGGGCTGCTGTATGAAAGCGTGAGTATACAGCCTTATTCACCGGCAGCAGGCACCGGTCTCAGTTCTCACGAATTAAACCAGCCCGGCACCTATAAAGATGTAAAGGATACCAGTGCTGTTGTCATGTTCAAAGCTGTGAAAAATGAGAAAAGCGAGTTCTTATTCCAGGCCGCAAATGATGAAGAAGTGTTTTTCATGGCGTGGACAACTACTCCATGGACGCTACCATCAAACCTTGGACTAACTGTTGGGCCAAACATCGATTACGTACTGGTAAAGACATTTAACCCATACCTGCACAACCCGGTGAATGTAGTGCTGGCAAAAGCATTGTTGAATAAGTACTTTAAAGCCGAAGGTGAAAATGCAGGGTTTGAAGAATATAATGAGAAAGCTAAAATATTGCCGTGGAAAATCCTTGCCGGGTTTAAAGGAAAAGATATAGAAGGTTGTGCTTACGGGCAGTTGTTGCCATATGATGCGAATAAGACAGATAATCCCAATGCATTCAGGGTCTTGCTTGCTGATTTTGTTACTACGGAAGATGGAACCGGGATCGTGCATACTGCACCCGCTTTTGGTGCAGATGACTTTAAAGTTGGAAAAAAATACGATATCGGCATCCTCACCATGGTAGATCGCCAGGGTAAGTTTGTTGACGGCCTTGGTGAATTCAGTAACAGGTATGTAAAAAATTACAAAGATGATCCTGCATACCAGGATGTAAACGTTGATATCGCTGTAAAACTCAAAAAAGAAAACCGTGCTTTTAAAGTAGAGAAGTATGAACACAGCTACCCGCATTGCTGGCGTACAGATAAACCCGTTTTGTATTACCCGTTAGATGCATGGTTTATTAAAACAACTGCACTTAAAGACAGGATGGTTGAACTGAACAAAACCATTAACTGGAAGCCCAAATCAACAGGGGAAGGCAGGTTTGGCAACTGGCTGGAAAACATGGTAGACTGGAATCTTAGCCGTAGCCGCTACTGGGGTACACCTTTACCCGTTTGGAGAACAGAAGATGGCGATGAAGAAATATGTATCGGTTCTATCGAGGAGCTAAATGAAGGCATCAGGAAAGCAAATGAAGTATTGGGTGGCGATTTAAACAAACATTACCTGCATGAAGGTATTCTGGACCTGCATAAGCCATACGTAGATGAAATAATCCTGGTATCGGGCAAAGGGAAACCGATGAAACGTGTACCAGATCTGATAGATGTATGGTTCGACAGTGGCGCCATGCCTTATGCGCAATGGCATTTTCCTTTCGAAAATATTGGCACGTTTAAAAATAGTTACCCGGCAGATTTTATTGCAGAAGGGGTAGATCAGACACGCGGCTGGTTCTATACTTTGCATGCCCTCGGCTCTTTAATGAAAGAATCAGTACATGAGCAACTGGCAAGAACGGGCATGGCCACACATGAACTGGAAAAGCGCTACCCGGGTGTTGCTTACAAAACAGTTGTTTCAAACGGGCTGGTGTTGGATAAAAACGGCAACAAAATGAGCAAAAGGCTTGGCAATGTTGTCAACCCTTTCGAAACCATAGAAAAATATGGTGCAGATGCAACAAGGTGGTACCTTATTACAAACGCATCCCCGTGGGATAATCTGAAGTTTGATATTGCCGGTATTCAGGAAGTACAGCGTAAGTTTTTTGGTACTTTATACAACACGTACCAGTTTTTTGCGCTGTACGCAAATGTAGACGGCTTTGCATTCAAAGAAGCGTACATACCGCTCACTGAGAGACCGGAAATCGACAGGTGGATATTGTCATCGCTTAATACGCTTATTAAAAAGGTTACTGCTGCAATGGACGACTACGAGCCCACTATTGCCGGTCGTGCAATAGAAAATTTTGTAGATGAGCATTTAAGTAACTGGTATGTTCGTCTCTGCCGCCGTCGTTTCTGGAAAGGGGAATATGAGCATGACAAGATCTGTGCTTATCAAACTTTGTATGAATGTCTTGAAACACTCATAAGATTAATCGCACCCATCTCTCCGTTTTTTAGCGATGCCGTTTTCCGCAACCTTGAAGCGGTAACGGGTAAACTGAATGCTGCATCTGTGCACCATGCAGACTTCCCGGTAGCAAATGATGCTGCAATCGATACAGACCTTGAAGAAAGAATGCAACTGGCGCAGGATGCATCTTCGCTGGTATTGTCGCTGCGCAAAAAAGTAAATATCAAAGTGCGTCAGCCGCTGCAGAAAGTATTGATACCGGTGCTGGACCTTAAAATGAAGCACCAGCTTGAAAAAGTGGAAGACCTGCTAAAAGCAGAAGTAAATGTGAAAGAAATATCATATATCACAGAAACAGAAGGCTTCATCAATAAAAAGATAAGGCCCAACTTCAAATCGCTGGGCAGCAGGCTGGGACAAAAAATGAAAATGGTTTCAGCCACTTTGGCACAATTTAGCCAGCATGATATTTCGCAGTTTGAAAAAGACGGTACTTGTACACTCGTAATAGAAGGTCTGCCGGTAGAACTTGCTTTGCCAGACGTAGAGATTGCAGCCGAAGATATCCCAGGCTGGAGTGTTGCATCAAAGGGCAGTCTTACCGTTGCACTCGATATAACCATTACCCAAGAACTAAAGCAGGAAGGCGAAGCAAGGGAATTGGTGAACCGCATACAAAATATTAGAAAAGATAATGGTTTTGAATTAACAGACCGTATATTCGTAGAATTGGTCGAAAACGAGTTGCTGAGACCATCCATTATTAAATTTAAAAACTATATTTGCGCGGAAATTCTGGCAGATGATTTAGCTTGGGTGCCCGAAATGCAGAATGGTACTGAAATAGAGATAAATGATATTCTGTTGAAAGTGCGTGTAAATAAAAAAGGTTAA
- a CDS encoding TraR/DksA C4-type zinc finger protein, with translation MATKKPAAKKAAPAKKIAKPAAKAVSKKAAPKKAVKAAKPVAKPVAKAAAPKKAAKAAKPAPKPVVKPAPKAVAKTPVKTTAKTEPVATKPVAKKEEKKQAETKPVVAEVKQAPVVKPAPKPVKPEPVKEVKVPKTSVKTSVPYEPGYTPLEKRKDSPKTNEPLVRYSDNELAEFRDLINKKLEAAKKELAYLQGLITRKDDLGGDETDNRYMTMEDGSMSMEREQLSQMASRQITYIDHLEKALIRIENKTYGICRVTGKLIDKARLRAVPHATLSLEAKLGLVKPGPATE, from the coding sequence ATGGCTACAAAGAAACCGGCAGCAAAGAAAGCAGCACCGGCAAAAAAGATTGCGAAACCAGCCGCCAAAGCGGTATCCAAAAAAGCTGCACCCAAGAAAGCAGTAAAGGCAGCTAAACCCGTTGCCAAACCTGTAGCTAAAGCAGCAGCCCCTAAAAAAGCGGCAAAAGCTGCAAAACCTGCTCCTAAACCCGTTGTAAAACCTGCCCCGAAGGCAGTGGCAAAGACGCCTGTGAAAACTACGGCTAAAACTGAGCCGGTTGCCACTAAGCCGGTTGCAAAGAAAGAAGAAAAAAAACAGGCAGAGACCAAACCTGTAGTGGCAGAAGTTAAACAGGCGCCGGTGGTTAAACCAGCTCCCAAACCAGTAAAACCCGAGCCGGTAAAAGAGGTAAAGGTTCCAAAAACTTCAGTGAAGACAAGTGTACCGTACGAACCCGGTTACACACCATTAGAAAAAAGAAAAGATTCACCTAAAACAAACGAACCATTGGTACGATATAGTGACAACGAACTGGCAGAATTCAGAGATCTCATCAACAAGAAATTAGAAGCCGCAAAAAAAGAACTGGCCTATCTGCAGGGTCTTATTACCAGGAAAGATGACCTGGGCGGTGATGAGACCGACAACCGTTATATGACAATGGAAGACGGCAGCATGAGCATGGAGAGAGAACAGTTAAGTCAGATGGCAAGCCGCCAGATTACTTACATCGATCACCTGGAAAAAGCGCTGATACGTATTGAAAATAAAACATACGGTATTTGTCGCGTAACCGGTAAGTTGATTGATAAAGCGCGTTTACGCGCCGTTCCTCATGCAACATTGAGCCTCGAAGCCAAACTGGGTCTTGTAAAGCCCGGCCCTGCCACAGAATAA
- a CDS encoding TonB-dependent receptor, with product MRKILEVFILVLVLGALPFAQATGQVTTASISGTVRTADAQALEGATVTAVHVPSGTRYVVVSGKNGVYTFANVRVGGPFSISVSYAGYENKEEKDIYTSLGNTTTVDFAMSAGSATLSDVVVASTARSSLINSRKNGASTTLGTQTINTVPVINRTINDVTKYNAYSNGRSFAGQDPRFNNFTIDGSVFNNGFGLGSSAIAGGRTGTTAISLDALEELQINIAPFDIRQSGFAGAGINAVTRSGTNDVNGSAYYLWNNRNLAGKKADTSEVPKTPFESKTYGFRVGGPIIKNKLFFFINGESVRSTRPALDYVADKPGAVGNISRTTAADLEDLKSFMQTNFNYDMGAIDNFNNEVKSDKFLVRLDYNISDKHKLTVRYSHHNSESDVIVSNSSSGNLAGNGNRQNLPLAISAQNNGYKIQDNTRSIVAELNSTFGRKFSNQFLATYNKQIEDRKYRTDIFPTVDILKDGSTYTSLGFDPFTPNNRLDYATINFTDNFTWFAGKHTLVAGYSFEAFKSNNLFVPSSNGVWVFNSIEDFKTAALAYNANPNLETSPVAIGRFNYRYSLLPEGELPWQVFKTNTHSLYFQDEFKATRNFRITGGIRFDYVSIPNTAEKYFNPVVDTIDFKTPDGQNYHVNTGITPKSRIYVSPRIGFNWNVKGNSSLIIRGGTGIFLSRIPYVLISNQLGNNGVNTGVLNITGDAAANYPFTLDPSRYRPANTDITALSGYAINASDPNLKFPQVWKTNLGIDQKLPGGLVATIEGIFNKNINALNYIDANLNAPTGKFNAGADTRDVYPAFGLSGSAATAARFINSKVSNAYVLTNNDKGYSYSLTAKLEKTFVRHWGGMLGYTYAKAKDVSFVASTVNANVPTIYGVNYLTNAYSDNDLRHRIVSNISYRINYGKKVGGATTLTLGFIAASGNKLSYILSNDLNGDGQINDLIYIPKSASELKFVDITSSGTVLYTAAQQQTAFDAYINNNKYLSERRGSYAERNGAALPWLKRLDLSAEQDFIVRTGKNNKPNTLRFRIDILNFTNLISQKWGVAQISTTASPLTFAGKDAVTGEPTYRLATQNANGSTILLRDSFVKSRTIDDVYQIQLGIRYIFGN from the coding sequence ATGCGCAAAATCTTAGAGGTGTTCATTTTGGTGTTGGTACTTGGTGCGCTGCCCTTTGCACAAGCAACGGGGCAGGTGACAACAGCGAGTATCTCCGGTACCGTAAGAACTGCTGACGCTCAGGCATTGGAAGGAGCTACAGTTACTGCGGTTCATGTGCCATCTGGAACAAGGTACGTTGTTGTTTCAGGTAAAAATGGTGTTTACACGTTCGCGAATGTTCGTGTTGGCGGTCCATTCTCTATCAGTGTTAGCTATGCCGGTTATGAAAACAAGGAAGAAAAAGATATCTACACCAGTCTTGGCAACACAACAACGGTCGATTTCGCAATGAGTGCAGGTTCTGCAACACTGTCTGATGTGGTTGTTGCGTCAACCGCCAGGAGTTCGCTTATTAACTCAAGAAAAAATGGCGCTTCCACAACGCTCGGCACCCAAACCATCAATACTGTTCCTGTAATTAACAGGACAATTAATGATGTGACCAAATACAATGCTTACAGCAATGGCCGCTCATTCGCAGGCCAGGATCCGCGCTTCAATAACTTTACAATTGATGGTTCTGTCTTTAATAACGGTTTTGGCTTAGGTAGTTCCGCTATTGCCGGGGGAAGAACCGGTACGACCGCCATTTCTTTAGATGCTTTGGAAGAATTACAGATCAACATTGCGCCCTTCGATATCCGCCAGTCCGGATTCGCAGGTGCTGGCATTAATGCCGTTACAAGATCGGGCACAAATGATGTGAACGGTAGTGCATACTACCTTTGGAACAACAGAAATCTGGCCGGCAAAAAAGCAGATACCTCAGAAGTTCCCAAGACTCCTTTTGAAAGCAAGACTTACGGTTTCCGCGTTGGCGGACCAATTATCAAAAACAAACTTTTCTTTTTTATCAACGGCGAATCTGTGAGAAGTACACGGCCGGCACTGGATTATGTTGCAGACAAACCCGGTGCGGTTGGCAACATCTCCAGAACAACTGCCGCAGACCTGGAAGACCTGAAATCGTTTATGCAGACCAATTTCAACTATGATATGGGTGCAATAGATAATTTCAATAACGAAGTAAAAAGTGACAAATTCCTGGTACGTCTTGATTATAATATCAGCGATAAACACAAACTAACTGTTCGTTACTCACACCACAATTCTGAGTCTGATGTTATTGTAAGCAACAGTTCCAGTGGCAACCTTGCAGGTAACGGCAACCGTCAGAACCTGCCGCTGGCTATCTCTGCACAAAACAATGGTTATAAAATACAGGATAATACGCGCTCAATCGTTGCTGAACTAAACTCAACATTTGGCCGCAAATTTTCAAACCAGTTTCTTGCTACCTACAATAAGCAGATAGAAGACAGGAAATACAGAACCGACATTTTCCCAACAGTTGATATATTAAAAGACGGTTCTACTTATACTTCTTTAGGCTTCGATCCCTTTACGCCAAATAACAGGCTGGACTATGCAACCATTAACTTCACAGATAACTTTACATGGTTTGCAGGTAAACACACCCTGGTAGCAGGCTATTCGTTTGAAGCATTTAAATCAAACAATCTTTTTGTGCCATCATCAAATGGAGTGTGGGTATTTAACTCTATTGAAGATTTTAAAACCGCGGCACTGGCATATAATGCCAATCCAAACCTGGAAACTTCTCCTGTTGCAATAGGCCGGTTTAATTACAGATATTCATTATTACCTGAAGGCGAATTGCCATGGCAGGTATTTAAAACAAATACACACAGCTTATATTTCCAGGATGAATTTAAAGCCACAAGAAACTTTCGTATCACTGGTGGCATCAGGTTCGATTATGTGAGCATACCAAATACCGCAGAAAAGTATTTCAACCCGGTTGTTGATACTATTGATTTTAAAACACCGGATGGACAGAATTACCACGTAAATACAGGCATCACGCCAAAGTCCAGGATTTATGTATCTCCAAGAATTGGTTTTAACTGGAATGTAAAAGGCAATTCTTCCTTGATCATTCGCGGTGGTACCGGTATATTTTTATCCCGTATACCATATGTACTTATCTCAAACCAGTTGGGTAATAATGGTGTAAACACAGGCGTCTTAAATATTACAGGCGATGCTGCAGCAAACTATCCGTTTACATTAGATCCATCCCGTTACAGGCCTGCTAATACAGATATCACAGCACTTTCCGGCTATGCAATCAACGCCTCAGATCCAAATCTGAAATTCCCGCAGGTATGGAAAACAAACCTGGGTATAGATCAAAAATTACCTGGTGGGCTGGTCGCTACTATTGAAGGTATATTCAACAAAAACATCAATGCCCTTAACTATATTGATGCAAACCTAAACGCACCAACAGGCAAATTCAACGCCGGTGCCGATACCAGAGACGTTTACCCGGCGTTTGGTCTTTCAGGCTCAGCCGCTACTGCTGCAAGGTTTATCAATTCAAAAGTTTCAAACGCTTATGTGTTAACAAACAATGATAAAGGTTACTCCTACAGCCTTACTGCCAAACTCGAAAAAACCTTTGTAAGACATTGGGGTGGTATGCTGGGCTACACCTACGCAAAAGCAAAAGATGTTTCTTTTGTAGCAAGCACTGTTAACGCCAACGTTCCAACTATTTATGGTGTAAACTACCTCACGAACGCTTATTCTGATAATGACCTCCGCCACCGTATTGTAAGCAACATCAGTTACCGCATCAATTATGGCAAAAAAGTGGGTGGTGCTACCACACTTACACTCGGCTTTATTGCAGCAAGCGGTAACAAATTATCTTACATCCTTTCCAACGACCTTAACGGGGACGGACAGATCAATGATCTTATTTATATTCCAAAGTCAGCATCTGAGCTTAAGTTTGTTGATATAACTTCAAGCGGCACTGTGTTGTACACTGCGGCACAGCAACAAACAGCTTTTGATGCGTACATCAACAACAACAAATATCTTTCTGAACGCAGAGGCAGCTATGCAGAGAGGAATGGCGCGGCATTACCATGGTTAAAACGTCTTGATCTTAGTGCAGAGCAGGATTTCATTGTAAGAACAGGTAAGAACAATAAACCAAATACACTCCGTTTTAGAATCGATATCCTCAACTTCACCAACCTGATCAGTCAAAAATGGGGTGTAGCACAAATAAGCACTACAGCAAGCCCGCTTACTTTTGCAGGTAAAGACGCAGTAACCGGCGAACCTACTTACAGGCTGGCTACGCAAAACGCAAATGGTTCCACCATCCTGTTGAGAGATTCATTCGTAAAATCGAGAACGATTGATGATGTGTACCAGATACAGTTGGGCATCAGGTATATTTTTGGTAACTAG